ACATAGGCCTGGGAGGGGAGCCTGTGGATGAGGTGGAACCATGAGCAGAGGGTTCCCTAAGATGAGGGTGGAGCAGATGAGGGTCAAGCATCATGGCACTCACAATATGCATGGAGGGGTCCCAGGAAGGAGCTCTGAGATGGAGGTCTGGAGATGGTGCTGCCATGGAGCAGTGAGCAGAGTGAGTTTCCTGTAGGTGCAGAgaaaggtggggagggggtgctGGGGCCTGCAGGGGGAAGTTTGGTCAGGGCAAAGCTGGTTGTTAGGGACAGGCCAGTTGTGAGAGGTGAGGGAGGCGAGCCCCACGCTGGCTTCCAGGGAGTCCTTCTAGAAGCCCCATGCACTGTACCCCTACCCTCTGCAGGCCAATGAGACCTTTGCCTTTGTGGGCAACGTGACTCACTATGCCCAGGTTTGGCTCAACATCTCAGCAGAGATCCGCAGCTTCCTGGAGCAAGGCAGGCTGCAGCAGCACCTGCATTGGCTGCAGCAGGTACAGGGGACAGCAGTGGGCCGCACAGGGAGTCCCTCTTTGCTCAGGCCACAGGCATAGGCCACCCTCTGAGCTGATCTTGTACTCCCAGTATGTGGCAGAGCTGCGGCTGCATCCTGAAGCACTGAACCTGTCACTGGACGAGCTGCCACCAGCCTTACGCCAGGACAACTTCTCACTGCCCAATGGCTCTGCCCTTCTGCAGCAGCTGGACACTATTGACAATGCAGCCTGTGGCTGGATCCAGTTTATGTCCAAGGTGGGGTGTGCGAGCCTGGGAGGGGGTGCCTATGCACACCCAGGACCAGCTCCAACAATGCCCGCACCTTAGGTGAGCGTGGACATCTTCAAGGGCTTTCCTGATGAGGAGAGCATTGTCAACTACACACTTAATCAGGCCTACCAGGATAATGTCACTGTGTTTGCCAGTAAGCCAACTGCCCTTCCTCGGGGTTGCACGCAGCTCTGCCCCTCCAGCATGGCCCCACAGACCCCCCTTTTATCCCCTCACTCTTTGGTTCTCCTTGACCCTGCTGCCTTCACTTGCCCCCATCTGCCCCTTCTTTGTCCCTTCTTCCCCACTCCAGCCCCAACCCCCAGTGCTGGCCATGTCCCACAACCTgctccttcctttcctcactgCTCCCAAACCTTGCCATCTCCACCTGTCCTCCATGCCTCCACCCAGCCACCTGCTTCTGTGTAgctcacctcatcctcccagtcCTGCCCGTCTGTACCTTGGCCCCACCTAATCCCCTGTAGTCCTGCCCTCCACCCAACCTGCTTCTGGTCCCCAGGTGTGATCTTCCAGACTCGGAAGGATGGCTCCCTTCCACCCCATGTTCACTACAAGATCCGACAGAACTCCAGCTTCACTGAGAAAACCAACGAAATCCGCAGGGCCTATTGGCGGCCAGGGCCCAACACTGGTGGCCGTTTCTACTTCCTCTATGGCTTTGTCTGGATCCAGGGTGAGGGGCCAGGCTGAAGGGAGGAGatgggggggagaggggagagggcaggggaagTGGTTTAGAGGCAAGAGCTAAGAGGGAGCCCTGATGGCTGGCTGTCTCTGCAGACATGATGGAGCGTGCCATCATCAACACCTTTGTGGGGCACGATGTGGTAGAGCCCGGCAGCTATGTGCAGATGTTCCCCTACCCCTGCTACACGCGGGACGAGTAAGTGCCAACATGAGGGCTGGGTGAGCTTGGGTCATGCACTCCCTCACCTTGTGCCCTACTGTGCCCCACCCCAGCTTCCTGTTTGTCATTGAGCACATGATGCCGCTCTGCATGGTGATCTCCTGGGTCTACTCTGTGGCCATGACCATCCAGCACATCGTGGCAGAGAAGGAACACCGGCTCAAGGAGGTGGGCGGGGCAGGGAGCGGGTATCCCTCCAGGCTGGCCGGTGGGACAGTGATCCACACTGGAGCCATGTCCCAAAGCCCCATGCACACACCCATAGGTGATGAAGACTATGGGGCTGAACAACGCCGTGCACTGGGTGGCCTGGTTCATCACAGGCTTTGTGCAACTGTCCATCTCTGTGTCGGCGCTCACCGCCATCCTCAAGTACGGCCAGGTCCTCATGCACAGCCACGTGCTCATCATCTGGCTCTTCTTAGCCGTCTACGCTGTGGCCACCATCATGTTCTGGTGAGTACTGGCTAGTGGGCAGGAGGGAGCCTGTGTGGGAACTGGCTGGGCCATCCACTAGCTTGACCCACACTCAGCAACAGTGGGGTATCCCTCAAGTTCACTGCCAAATGTGTGTACACCCTCTTGGAGTGCCTCTGGACCCCAGCAGGGGCTGCTGAGGAGGGCCTGGGCACCAGACTGGGGGTCTGGGTGCTGATGACCCACCGGGCCCTGCCCCAGCTTCCTCGTGTCTGTGCTGTACTCCAAGGCCAAGTTGGCCTCAGCCTGTGGTGGCATCATCTACTTCCTGAGCTACGTCCCCTACATGTATGTGGCAATACGTGAGGAAGTGGCCCACGATAAGATCACTGCCTTCGAGAAGTGCATTGCGGTGAGGGCCCTGGGCAGGCAGGGCGAGGCCAGGGGTGGGGAtgtccctgccctcccccactGACACCACTGCCCCCCCAGTCCCTGATGTCCACAACAGCCTTTGGCCTGGGCTCCAAGTACTTCGCCCTGTATGAGGTGGCGGGTGTGGGCATCCAGTGGCACACGTTCAGCCAGTCCCCCGTGGAAGGGGACGATTTCAACCTGCTCCTTGCTGTCACCATGCTGATGGTGGACGCCATTGTCTATGGAGTACTCACGTGGTACATCGAGGCTGTGCACCCAGGTACTGGCCAACCCTGTGGAGGTAGGGGACAGGGGCTGGTTCTCTGGGCTTCCTCCTAGATGTGGCACATACGGACAGCTTCCTGGGTGGTCACGGGGCCCATGTGGTGGACGGTCACCCACAAGCCCTAGGTCAGCCTCCCGTCCCCTCCTCGGCCCCTAGGTATGTATGGGCTGCCCCGGCCCTGGTACTTCCCACTGCAGAAGTCTTACTGGCTGGGCAGTGGGCGGACAGAAGCGTGGGAGTGGAGCTGGCCATGGGCACGTGCCCCCCGCCTCAGCATCGTGGAGGAAGATCAGGCCTGCGCCATGGAGAGCCGGCGCCTTGGTGAGTCAGGATGCAGTGTTGGGTGGGGCAGGGGCCGGAACTGAGGGTCCTGGACTGCTCTTGTCCTGCTAACTCCCTGCCTGCTACAGAGGAGACCCGTGGCATAGAGGAGGAGCCCACCCACCTGCCCCTGGTCGTGTGTGTGGACAAGCTCACCAAGGTCTACAAGGATGACAAGAAGCTGGCCTTGAACAAGCTAAGCCTAAACCTCTACGAGAACCAGGTGGTCTCCTTTCTGGGCCACAATGGGGCCGGCAAGACCACCACCATGTGCGTGTGCTATGGCCGCTGGCCGGAGCAGGAGTCCTCAGccagagggcagggtgggggtccCTGCAGGGGGTGTTGGGTCGtgaccccacctgcccacccagGTCCATCCTGACTGGCCTGTTCCCTCCAACGTCGGGTTCGGCCACCATCTATGGGCATGACATTCGCACAGAGATGGACGAGATCCGCAAGAACCTGGGCATGTGCCCCCAGCACAACGTGCTATTCGACCGGCTCACGGTGGAGGAGCATCTCTGGTTCTACTCCCGGCTCAAGAGCAGGGCACAGGAGGAGATCCGCAAGGAGACAGACAAGTGCGTGGGCGGGGTGGGTGGGCAGAGGGTCCGGGGTCCAGAAGGCCCGTCCCACGCCCTCCTTCCCTGTGCCCAGGATGATCGAGGACCTGGAGCTCTCCAACAAGCGGCACTCGCTGGTGCAGACGTTGTCAGGCGGCATGAAGCGCAAGCTGTCTGTGGCCATTGCCTTTGTAGGCGGCTCCCGCGCCATCATCCTGGACGAGCCCACTGCTGGCGTGGACCCCTATGCTCGCCGTGCCATCTGGGACCTCATCCTGAAATACAAGCCAGGTGAGCTGGCGTCAGGGCGCATGGGCACTGCTGGCCCTGCCCCACCTGCCAACACCTGACCCCAGATCTGCCTCCTCTAGGCCGTACCATCCTCCTGTCCACCCACCACATGGACGAGGCTGACCTGTTAGGAGACCGCATCGCCATCATCTCTCATGGGAAGCTCAAGTGCTGTGGCTCTCCACTCTTCCTCAAAGGCGCCTATGGAGATGGCTACCGCCTCACTCTAGTCAAGCGGCCTGCTGAGCCTAGGGGCCCCCAAGGTCTGTGCTGGCCCCTCCCCCAGAGGGCCCAAGCTGGGGAGGCCAGACCTGGACGCACGGTCACCAACTGTCATTGGTCTGGCTGGGATCTCACTGAGGGACCCTCTTTTCTGTCCCCAGAGCCAGTGCTGGCCTCAAGCCCCCCAGGCCGGGCCCAGCTGAGCAGCTGCTCTGAGCCGCAGGTGTCACAGTTCATCCGCAAACATGTGGCCTCCTGTCTGCTGGTCTCAGACACGAGCACAGAGCTCTCCTATATCCTGCCCAGCGAGGCTGCCCGAAAGGGGGCCTTCGAGCGCCTTTTCCAGGTGCGAGGGCAGAGCACAGGAGCATAGGCAAGGCAGGCCTGGCAGGTGGTCggtggggagaggcaggtgccccacccccaacactTGTGGGCAGCTTCCTCCGGCCTCTCCCACACAGCACCTGGAGCATAGCCTGGACGCCTTGCACCTGAGCAGCTTTGGGCTGATGGACACGACACTGGAAGAGGTGTTTCTCAAGGTGTCGGAGGAGGACCAGTCGCTGGAAAACAGCGAGGCCGGTGAGCAGCCCCAGAGCCACTGATGACCACCTGCCCCCAAGGCCTGAGTGTGGGCCAGGTGCTGGTCACTTTTTGGGCTTTGGGAGTACCAGTCCTGGATGGGAATGAGGGGCTGGGACTCTCCAGGGTGAGCCTGAGGTCCTGGTGAGTGGCCATGGTGGCCAGAGGACTTGACTAGTGGATGGGCCTAGGAGTCAGGCCAGGACTGGGGGCTGAGGCCTGTGCAGGCCTGGGGTGTGAACAGCCCTGAGCATCCCCCTACCATGGCAGATGTGAAGGAGTCCGGGAAGGACGTGCTGCCTGGGGTGGAGGGCCCAGCGTCCGGGGAGGCTCATGTTGGCAACCTGGCCCAGTGCTCGGAGCTGGCTCAGTCGCAGGCATCACTGCAGTCGGCGTCCTCAGTGGGCTCTGCCCGTGGTGATGAGGGAGCCGGCTACACTGATGTCTACAGCGACTACCGCCCACTCTTTGACAACCCACAAGACCCAGACAACGTCAGCTTGCAAGGTGGGTGCTGCTGGGCGAGGCcggaggtgggggagggcagaggaatgGCCTGGGGCCGCCTGCTCATGCCCCTCTCTGCACAGAGGCCGAGGCGGAGGTGCTCTCCCAGGTCGGCCAGGGCAGCTGCAGGCTGGAGGGCTGGTGGCTGACGGCACGCCAGTTCCATGGGCTGCTGGTCAAGCGCTTCCATTGCGCCCGCCGCAACTCCAAGGCGCTGTTCTCCCAGATCCTCCTGCCAGCCTTCTTTGTCTGCGTGGCCATGACTGTGGCCTTGTCTGTCCCCGAGATCGGTACGGCCACCAGGACCCGCGTCCGACCTCAGTAGGCTCTGGATTTGCCCTGTCTCAAGCCTCCTGGGACCTGAGGCCCCCTGGGCATTGGGAAGAGGGACATGAGACCTGGGGGCTCAGACAGGGGACCCATTCCACATTCCTGCTTACTTGACAGGTGACCTGCCCCCACTGGTGCTGTCGCCTTCTCAGTACCACAACTATACCCAGCCCCGTGGCAACTTTATCCCTTACGCCAACGAGGAGCGCAGGGAGGACCGGTGAGGCTGAGGGGATAGCCGCAGCAGGGGGGCTGGTGGGAGGGAGCCAGGCCTAACTCACTGTTGGTGCCCCTCAGACTGTGGCTGTCACCCGATGCCAGCCCCCAGCAGCTTGTGAGCACATTCCGGCTGCCATCAGGTGTAGGTGCCACTTGCGTGCTCAAGTCCCCCGCCAACGGCTCGCTGGGGCCCACGCTGAACCTGAGCAGTGGGGAGTCCCGCCTATTGGCTGCGCGGTTCTTCGACAGTATGTGCCTAGAGTCCTTCACTCAGGGGCTGCCGCTGTCGAACTTTGTGCCGCCCCCACCCTCGCCTGCCCCGTCCGACTCCCCTGTGTCCCCAGATGAAGACACGCTGCAGGCCTGGAATAACTCCCTGCCACCCACCTCCGGGCCAGGTAGCAGCTCATGGGGCCTGCTGGGGGGTGCGGGGGCAAGCAGTCTGTCTCACTGTGTCCACTGTGCCCGCAGAGCTGTGGACTTCAGCACCCTTGCTGCCGCGCCTTGTGCGGGAACCCGTCCGCTGCACCTGTTCTGCACAGGGCACCGGCTTCTCCTGCCCTAGCAGCGTGGGCGGGCACCCACCCCAAATGCGGGTGGTCACAGGAGACATCCTGACTGACGTCACTGGCCACAACGTCTCTGAGTACCTGCTCTTCACCTCAGACCGTTTCAGGCTGCACCGGTAAGCCAAGGGCAGGGTTGTGCATAGGGGCACTGCCCACTGCCTACCTAGCCTCATGGTTCTTTTGACCTGGTCTGACCAGGTATGGGGCTATTACCTTTGGCAATGTCCAGAAGTCCATCCCTGCTTCATTTGGTGCCAGGGCCCCACCCATGGTGCGGAAGATTGCCGTGCGCAGGGCAGCCCAGGTGAGCATGCCTGGCACTGGGGCTCCATGGTGTCCAGTGTTGCCCGTGGGCTACATTGACCCCCTGGGCCTTCTGCTTCCCAGGTTTTTTATAACAACAAGGGCTACCACAGCATGCCTACCTACCTGAACAGTCTCAACAATGCCATTCTGCGTGCCAACCTGCCCAAAAGCAAGGGCAACCCAGCGGCTTATGGTAAGTCAGACAGGGTAGGGGCCCAGGCAGGGGGGCTGGAGCAGGGGCCTGAGGCTGCCCTTCTTATGTACAGGCATCACTGTCACCAACCACCCCATGAACAAGACCAGCGCCAGCCTCTCCCTGGATTACCTGTATGTGTGGTAGGGGCAGGGCGGGTGGGGCCCCTCTGCAGCCCCTGGCTACACAGGACTGAGGGCTCTCTCACCTCCAGGCTGCAGGGCACGGATGTGGTCATCGCTATCTTCATCATCGTGGCCATGTCATTTGTGCCAGCCAGCTTCGTGGTCTTCCTAGTGGCTGAGAAGTCCACCAAGGCCAAGCACCTACAGTTCGTCAGCGGCTGCAACCCGGTTATCTACTGGCTGGCCAACTACGTGTGGGATATGGTGCGCCCCACATAGCTGTGGGGCTCCCCAAAAGCCCTGGGCCTTTCCCCTACTCTGTCCCCTGCACCCACCCTCCCCCATATCCCTCAccagctgcccctgcccctgcagcTCAACTACCTGGTCCCAGCCACCTGCTGCGTCATCATCCTGTTTGTGTTTGACCTGCCAGCCTACACGTCACCCACCAACTTCCCTGctgtcctctccctcttcctgctCTATGGGTAAGGGGGAGTGGGTGGAAGAGGGATTGTGGGAAGGGGCAGGGGCCTCCAGTGACTGCCACCCGCTGCCTGCCTGCCCACCCACAGGTGGTCCATCACCCCCATCATGTACCCAGCCTCCTTCTGGTTTGAGGTGCCCAGCTCTGCCTATGTCTTCCTCATTGTCATCAACCTCTTCATTGGCATCACAGCCACCGTGGCCACCTTCCTGCTGCAGCTCTTCGAGCACGACAAGGTGGGGCagcagggcagggggtggggacagCTGGGGCCTCAAGGTGGTGGGTGTTGAGGCCATGCTCGTGCCCCACCCATAGGACCTGAAAGTTGTCAATAGTTACCTGAAAAGCTGCTTCCTGGTCTTCCCCAACTATAACTTGGGCCATGGGCTCATGGAGATGGCCTACAATGAGTACATCAACGAATACCACGCCAAGATCGGTGAGCAGCCTGGGACTGGTGAGCAAGTGTGCGGAGTCCAGGTGAGGGGACTGACACAGGCCTTGCTGGCTACCCCTCAGGCCAGTTTGACAAGATGAAGTCTCCGTTCGAGTGGGACATTGTCACACGCGGGCTGGTGGCCATGACAGTTGAGGGCTTTGTGGGCTTCCTCCTCACCATCATGTGCCAGTACAACTTCCTGCGGCAGCCACAGTGAGTGGGGCTCCCCACCCTCCTGCCATGGTCACAGCTAGGGGCAAGTGGGTGTTGGCAGGGGTAAGGGCTGGGCACTGCCCACCCTGTCCTCCTAGGCGCATGCCCGTATCCACCAAGCCTGTGGAGGACGATGTGGACGTGGCCAATGAGCGGCAGCGGGTGCTTCGAGGGGATGCTGATAATGATATGGTCAAGATTGAAAACCTGACCAAGGTGAGCCTGGGTGGGATGGGCTCAGAGGCATGGGGCTGGGGGTTGGACAGGGcatggggggaggggatggggcagTTCCTGGGGTGAGGCTTAGGTGGGGGTGGGCTTTGGGCCTTACCTGGGGCACACCGCCCATGCCCTGCTGCCCCACTGAGTGGACAGCTCCCCTCTGCTAGGTCTACAAGTCCCGGAAGATCGGCCGCATCCTGGCTGTGGACCGCCTATGCCTGGGTGTTCGTCCTGGTGAGTGCTTTGGTCTCTTGGGTGTGAATGGCGCGGGCAAGACCAGCACCTTCAAGATGCTGACTGGCGACGAGAGTACAACGGGGGGCGAGGCCTTCGTGAATGGGCACAGGTGCTGCGGCATGCCTAGGTGGGCGGGGGGTGGGGTCCTGCGCTTCCCACACCTGACCCTGCCGCGTCCCCAGTGTGCTCAAGGAGCTGCTCCAGGTGCAGCAGAGCCTCGGCTACTGCCCGCAGTTTGATGCACTGTTTGACGAGCTCACGGCGCGGGAGCATCTGCAGCTGTACACGCGGCTGCGTGGCATCCCCTGGAAGGACGAGGCCCGGGTGAGGGCTGGTGGGCTGAAGCCAGGGGGCGGGTGGGGGGCGCCTGACGTCTGGCCCTGACCTCTGCCCTCCCTGGCCAGGTGGTGAAGTGGGCTCTGGAAAAGCTGGAGCTGACCAAGTACGCGGACAAGCCAGCTGGCACGTACAGTGGTGGCAACAAGCGGAAGCTGTCAACAGCCATTGCCCTCATTGGGTACCCAGCTTTCATCTTCCTGGTGAGCGAGGGGAGGGTGCGGGCCATCCAAGCCAGGTGGCCAGGAGTGCAGTCTGCTGAACCTTCCACCTGCCCCCAGGATGAACCCACCACAGGCATGGACCCCAAGGCCCGGCGCTTTCTCTGGAACCTCATTCTAGACCTCATCAAGACAGGGCGTTCGGTGGTGCTCACGTCACATAGGTATGGGTGTCCCCTTCTGTGGTCCCCCTCCGTGgtttcccaccccccaccccagcccccgtGCTAGCCTGAGCTCTGCCTGCAGCATGGAGGAGTGCGAGGCACTATGCACGCGCCTGGCCATCATGGTGAATGGGCGCCTGCGCTGTCTGGGCAGCATCCAGCACCTAAAGAACCGGTGAGCTTGGGGTCTGGGGCAGAGAGGGTCAGCAGCTGGGGCTTGCAGCCTGTGGGGTGTGAGCTCCAGGCAACGGGCCTATCCCACCAGGTTTGGAGACGGCTACATGATCACGGTGCGGACCAAGAGTAGCCAGAATGTGAAGGATGTGGTGCGGTTTTTCAACCGGAACTTCCCAGAGGCTGTGCTCAAGGTGGACATGTCCCCAAAgaggttggggtgggggcagcactGCCGAGCAGCCTCTGATCTCCCCAACCCCCAGGAGCGGCACCACACGAAAGTACAGTACCAGCTCAAGTCAGAGCACATCTCACTGGCCCAGGTGTTCAGCAAGATGGAGCAGGTGACAGGTGTGCTGGGTATTGAGGACTACTCGGTTAGCCAGACCACCCTGGACAATGTGAGTGTCACCTGTAGGGGCTCTGCACCCGTCTGGGcctgccccacccacccacctgtcCCACCACTTGCCTGCTCCAGTCTCTGGGTCTGGGCTGGCCCAGCCACCTGCCTTGCCCAGCTGGGTCTGGCCCCACCCTCCAGGTGTTTGTGAACTTCGCCAAGAAGCAGAGTGACAACCTGGAGCAGCAGGAGACGGAGCCCCCTTCTGCACTGCAGTCCCCTCTCAGCCATCTGCTCAGCCTGCTCCGGCCACACCCTACCCCCACAGAGCTCCGGGCCCTCGTGGCAGATGAGCCCGAGGACCTGGACACAGAGGACGAGGGACTCATCAGCTTCGAGGAGGAGCGGGTGAGCAAACTGCAGTGTCATGGCACTCGAGGTCCTGCAGAGTCAGGGTAGCTTGCCAGCTCTGCCCACTGAACCCAGGGGCTCCAGCTTCAGGGGCTTGGGGAGAACAGGACACCAGGTGGAGAGGGACCTGCACAGTGCTGAGGACTAGAGGGGaccaggaaaagggaaaggaatgaCCAACCACAGAGCCCAGACTTGCTGAGGCCTTCAAGGGGCTACAGGGGAAAGCAGAGATGGGGGCAGAAAGGACCAGTGTCTGGGGATGGGGGTGATGCAGACACAGTGGCCACCAGACTCGGCCAGGAGAGGCCACAGAAGAGTGCAGACTCCAAGAGAGCTCTGTCCAGACGGCTGTGCCAAAGCAAAGTCCAGCATGGTCACCCACAGCTGCCACCAGGGGGTGGCAGAGGTACCTCCCCACACCTGGCCTATCTGCTGTCTACCAGGCTCAGCTGTCCTTCAACACAGACACTCTCTGCTGACCACTATGACCGGGTCAAGGACTCATCTGTGGGGACAGAAGTTGGGCGGAGGCTGAGGCCCCACAGCAGCCCTGGTGTGTTATGGGAGGTTCAGGACCAAGAGGCCTGGACCTCCTCCCACTTGCCACCCATCCTTGGCCCTGCTTCATGGTCTCTGCAGCCATCTTACCCCAACTGTGCCAAAGGCTGGCCCTGCCCTGGGCTGCGCACACCCCTTACCCTGCTTTGCCTTAAAGTCTTGGGGACTGACCCGGTCTCTGCCCCTGCCCAGCTCTGTCCTCCCACCCCATGACACGGCAGTACTAGGCTCTGCCTGGCCCCCCGCAGCAGCACCCAGCCTGGCCAGCCTGGCCCTTCCAGTGACACTGACGTGCTGCCTCAGGGCCTGGGACTATAGGGGTGGGGGCTGTGTCTGTCCCATCCCAGTCTGGGTCCCTcctatttattttgctttgagaAGAGGCTCCCCTCACCCTGCTTTCCTGTGGGAAAATGACCATCCACGGGAAGCTATCAGCTTGGTTGGAGAGGGGCTGCCTCAGGCTGGCCAGTGGGTGACAGGAAGGGAGAAGCTGGCCTTGCTGTCCAGGCAAGGGGCCAGACTGCCCCCCCAACCATGTCCCCCCCCACCCAGCTTGGCCCCCACCCACCCTCCTGGGAGCCAGACTTGTACATAGCGCACagatgtttgttttaaataaataaataaacagaaatgcCCACAGCATCCTGCACATGGGTGGACTTCATGTAGAGGACAGGCCACTGGGCTGAGTCCATACCACCACTGACCCCTCACTCTGGCATTTCTGGAATCCCCTGCCCAGATGAGAGGGGAGGATGCCAGGTCAGCCTGGGGGGTGGGAGCTGTtgatctttcccttccttctctcatcCATAGCCTGGGCCCTGTGCAATGGGGCTTGTGGTGGGGGCTCTTCCCGTGCTGCCCCTTGCCCATCGGGTCTGGATTGACTTACTGAATGGCCTCCTTGACCCAGTGCTCATACAGGCTTTCAGGGGCATGTGCCTACTGGTCCCACCCAGGAGGGTGTGGGGAAGGCTTTCAGGAGGAGACAACCTCCAGGGGAGGCTGAAAGCCAGTAGATGGGTGTTCTCGAAGGGCCTATGCCAAGGGCCATGTCCCCTGGAGAGTCTCTAGCGAGGAATCCGAGTGTGCTGGGAGCAGGAGACAAGGCAGTGGGAGGAAGGATCCCCATAGCCAGACTCCCAGCTCAGATAATTTCCAGGGCCTAGAGTGGGAAAGGCATGCAGGTAAGGGCTGGTGCCAAGtgaggggacagagagaaggagtgtgtgtgtgtgtgtgtgt
This region of Nycticebus coucang isolate mNycCou1 chromosome 2, mNycCou1.pri, whole genome shotgun sequence genomic DNA includes:
- the ABCA2 gene encoding ATP-binding cassette sub-family A member 2 isoform X3, with the translated sequence MLVSPQLGLDTPNGSQAPPPRSLQALLEDLLNAQKVLQDVDVLSALALLLPQGACTGRVPGAPASSPGGVTNGTWAGTGTGSNVTTEEGSPSIAATASLDTLQGQCSAFVQLWAGLQPILCGNNRTIEPEALRRGNMSSLGFTSKEQRNLGLLVHLMTSNPKILYAPAGSEADRVILKANETFAFVGNVTHYAQVWLNISAEIRSFLEQGRLQQHLHWLQQYVAELRLHPEALNLSLDELPPALRQDNFSLPNGSALLQQLDTIDNAACGWIQFMSKVSVDIFKGFPDEESIVNYTLNQAYQDNVTVFASVIFQTRKDGSLPPHVHYKIRQNSSFTEKTNEIRRAYWRPGPNTGGRFYFLYGFVWIQDMMERAIINTFVGHDVVEPGSYVQMFPYPCYTRDDFLFVIEHMMPLCMVISWVYSVAMTIQHIVAEKEHRLKEVMKTMGLNNAVHWVAWFITGFVQLSISVSALTAILKYGQVLMHSHVLIIWLFLAVYAVATIMFCFLVSVLYSKAKLASACGGIIYFLSYVPYMYVAIREEVAHDKITAFEKCIASLMSTTAFGLGSKYFALYEVAGVGIQWHTFSQSPVEGDDFNLLLAVTMLMVDAIVYGVLTWYIEAVHPGMYGLPRPWYFPLQKSYWLGSGRTEAWEWSWPWARAPRLSIVEEDQACAMESRRLEETRGIEEEPTHLPLVVCVDKLTKVYKDDKKLALNKLSLNLYENQVVSFLGHNGAGKTTTMSILTGLFPPTSGSATIYGHDIRTEMDEIRKNLGMCPQHNVLFDRLTVEEHLWFYSRLKSRAQEEIRKETDKMIEDLELSNKRHSLVQTLSGGMKRKLSVAIAFVGGSRAIILDEPTAGVDPYARRAIWDLILKYKPGRTILLSTHHMDEADLLGDRIAIISHGKLKCCGSPLFLKGAYGDGYRLTLVKRPAEPRGPQEPVLASSPPGRAQLSSCSEPQVSQFIRKHVASCLLVSDTSTELSYILPSEAARKGAFERLFQHLEHSLDALHLSSFGLMDTTLEEVFLKVSEEDQSLENSEADVKESGKDVLPGVEGPASGEAHVGNLAQCSELAQSQASLQSASSVGSARGDEGAGYTDVYSDYRPLFDNPQDPDNVSLQEAEAEVLSQVGQGSCRLEGWWLTARQFHGLLVKRFHCARRNSKALFSQILLPAFFVCVAMTVALSVPEIGDLPPLVLSPSQYHNYTQPRGNFIPYANEERREDRLWLSPDASPQQLVSTFRLPSGVGATCVLKSPANGSLGPTLNLSSGESRLLAARFFDSMCLESFTQGLPLSNFVPPPPSPAPSDSPVSPDEDTLQAWNNSLPPTSGPELWTSAPLLPRLVREPVRCTCSAQGTGFSCPSSVGGHPPQMRVVTGDILTDVTGHNVSEYLLFTSDRFRLHRYGAITFGNVQKSIPASFGARAPPMVRKIAVRRAAQVFYNNKGYHSMPTYLNSLNNAILRANLPKSKGNPAAYGITVTNHPMNKTSASLSLDYLLQGTDVVIAIFIIVAMSFVPASFVVFLVAEKSTKAKHLQFVSGCNPVIYWLANYVWDMLNYLVPATCCVIILFVFDLPAYTSPTNFPAVLSLFLLYGWSITPIMYPASFWFEVPSSAYVFLIVINLFIGITATVATFLLQLFEHDKDLKVVNSYLKSCFLVFPNYNLGHGLMEMAYNEYINEYHAKIGQFDKMKSPFEWDIVTRGLVAMTVEGFVGFLLTIMCQYNFLRQPQRMPVSTKPVEDDVDVANERQRVLRGDADNDMVKIENLTKVYKSRKIGRILAVDRLCLGVRPGECFGLLGVNGAGKTSTFKMLTGDESTTGGEAFVNGHSVLKELLQVQQSLGYCPQFDALFDELTAREHLQLYTRLRGIPWKDEARVVKWALEKLELTKYADKPAGTYSGGNKRKLSTAIALIGYPAFIFLDEPTTGMDPKARRFLWNLILDLIKTGRSVVLTSHSMEECEALCTRLAIMVNGRLRCLGSIQHLKNRFGDGYMITVRTKSSQNVKDVVRFFNRNFPEAVLKERHHTKVQYQLKSEHISLAQVFSKMEQVTGVLGIEDYSVSQTTLDNVFVNFAKKQSDNLEQQETEPPSALQSPLSHLLSLLRPHPTPTELRALVADEPEDLDTEDEGLISFEEERAQLSFNTDTLC